In the genome of Pontibacillus halophilus JSM 076056 = DSM 19796, one region contains:
- the alaS gene encoding alanine--tRNA ligase has product MKSLTSAQVRQMFLDFFKEKQHSVEPSASLVPFEDPTLLWINSGVATLKKYFDGRVIPDNPRIVNAQKSIRTNDIENVGKTARHHTFFEMLGNFSIGDYFKEEAIVWAWEFLTSKDWIGFDADKLSVTVHPQDEEAFNMWRDLVGLPEERIIRLEENFWDIGEGPSGPNTEIFYDRGEAYGNDPKDPELYPGGENERYLEIWNLVFSEFNHNPDGTYTPLPKKNIDTGMGLERMVSVIQDTPTNFETDLFLPLIQQTEKIADTSYGKSVETDTSFKVIADHIRTVTFAVADGALPSNEGRGYVLRRLLRRAVRYAKQIDIHEPFMYKLVPHVGSIMNEFYPEVEQKQEFLQNVVKTEEERFHETLNDGLQILTEIIERESKEGKNVFPGTEVFRLYDTYGFPKELTEEYVHEAGFTLDEEGFQQEMERQRERARNARQKVDSMQIQEGVLGEVTVDSDFVGYDVMETVTTINELVKGKDFAGQATQGEEVYVFLESTPFYAESGGQIADTGTLQTEHAVVDILDVKKAPNGQHLHRAIVKEGTIEKGEQVTATVNNGSRSHIIKNHTATHLLHQALKDVLGEHVNQAGSYVAPERLRFDFSHFSSITDEELAQIETIVNEKVWKSIPVAIESMALSDAKEKGAMALFGEKYGEDVRVVSVGDYSIELCGGIHVRNTAEIGLFKIVTESGIGAGTRRIEAVTGKGAYDYMSGKQSLLNEAADLLKTKPETVPERINALYKELKESQREKESLAAKLANLEASSILDEFEDIEGVPLLAKVVDVADMNALRNMLDDLKQKIDSGIILLATVNNGKVQLASGVSKDLIDKGYHAGNLIKEAASRCGGGGGGRPDMAQAGGKNPEQVEEAVQYAKTYVQSVSTNG; this is encoded by the coding sequence ATGAAATCATTAACGTCCGCTCAAGTGCGTCAAATGTTTCTAGATTTCTTTAAAGAAAAACAGCACTCTGTGGAGCCAAGTGCATCTCTTGTTCCATTTGAAGACCCTACATTACTTTGGATTAATAGTGGTGTAGCAACGTTGAAGAAGTATTTTGACGGCCGTGTCATTCCTGATAATCCACGTATCGTGAACGCACAGAAGTCAATTCGTACAAATGACATTGAAAATGTGGGTAAGACAGCTCGTCACCATACATTCTTTGAAATGCTTGGAAACTTCTCAATCGGAGATTACTTCAAGGAAGAGGCAATCGTATGGGCTTGGGAGTTCCTAACAAGCAAAGACTGGATTGGCTTTGATGCGGACAAACTTTCCGTAACGGTTCACCCTCAAGACGAGGAAGCATTCAATATGTGGCGTGACCTGGTAGGACTACCTGAAGAGCGCATCATTCGTCTTGAAGAGAACTTCTGGGACATTGGAGAAGGCCCAAGTGGTCCAAATACGGAAATCTTCTATGACCGTGGTGAAGCATACGGGAACGACCCGAAAGACCCAGAGCTTTATCCAGGCGGAGAGAATGAGCGTTATCTAGAGATTTGGAACCTTGTGTTCTCTGAATTTAACCACAATCCTGATGGCACGTATACGCCACTTCCAAAGAAAAATATTGATACAGGTATGGGACTTGAGCGTATGGTTAGCGTAATTCAAGACACGCCGACAAACTTTGAGACTGACTTGTTCTTACCACTCATTCAACAAACAGAGAAAATAGCAGATACGTCTTATGGAAAATCCGTTGAAACGGATACTTCGTTTAAAGTGATTGCAGACCATATTCGTACAGTAACCTTTGCTGTAGCTGATGGAGCATTGCCTTCAAACGAAGGTCGTGGCTATGTATTACGTCGATTACTTCGCCGTGCTGTACGTTACGCGAAGCAGATTGACATTCACGAACCGTTTATGTATAAGTTGGTACCTCACGTTGGGAGTATCATGAATGAATTCTATCCAGAAGTGGAACAAAAGCAGGAATTCTTACAAAATGTTGTGAAGACAGAAGAAGAGCGATTCCATGAAACGTTAAATGACGGCCTTCAGATTCTAACAGAAATTATTGAACGCGAGTCTAAGGAAGGGAAGAACGTATTCCCTGGTACAGAAGTCTTCCGTCTTTATGACACCTATGGTTTCCCTAAAGAGCTAACAGAAGAATATGTACATGAGGCTGGCTTTACACTAGACGAAGAAGGCTTCCAGCAAGAAATGGAGCGCCAACGTGAGCGTGCGCGTAATGCAAGACAGAAAGTTGATTCCATGCAAATTCAAGAAGGGGTTCTTGGTGAAGTTACCGTAGACAGTGATTTCGTCGGATACGATGTGATGGAAACCGTCACGACCATCAATGAGCTCGTGAAAGGAAAAGACTTTGCTGGGCAGGCTACACAAGGGGAAGAAGTATATGTATTCCTTGAGTCTACTCCTTTCTATGCTGAGAGTGGTGGGCAAATTGCCGATACTGGTACGCTTCAAACCGAACATGCAGTGGTAGACATTCTGGACGTTAAGAAGGCACCAAATGGTCAACACCTTCATCGCGCTATCGTGAAAGAAGGAACAATTGAGAAAGGGGAACAAGTAACTGCTACAGTCAACAATGGATCCCGTTCTCATATTATTAAGAACCATACGGCCACACACTTATTGCACCAGGCATTGAAAGATGTTCTTGGTGAACATGTTAATCAGGCAGGTTCTTATGTAGCTCCTGAACGTTTGCGTTTCGACTTCTCTCACTTTAGCTCAATCACTGATGAAGAACTTGCTCAGATTGAAACGATTGTGAATGAGAAAGTGTGGAAATCCATTCCTGTTGCGATTGAAAGTATGGCATTATCCGATGCGAAAGAAAAAGGTGCTATGGCGCTATTTGGCGAGAAGTATGGAGAAGATGTACGCGTTGTATCTGTTGGAGATTATTCTATCGAGCTTTGCGGAGGGATTCACGTTCGCAACACAGCGGAAATCGGCTTGTTCAAGATTGTAACAGAGTCTGGAATCGGAGCAGGTACTCGACGCATTGAAGCGGTGACGGGTAAAGGTGCTTACGATTACATGTCAGGAAAACAGTCTCTACTAAATGAAGCCGCTGACCTGTTGAAGACAAAACCTGAAACAGTACCAGAGCGCATTAACGCTCTATACAAAGAACTGAAAGAATCCCAGCGTGAGAAGGAATCCCTCGCAGCTAAATTAGCGAACTTAGAAGCTTCTTCCATTCTAGATGAGTTTGAAGATATAGAAGGTGTGCCTCTTCTTGCGAAAGTGGTAGATGTAGCGGATATGAATGCACTACGTAACATGTTGGATGATTTAAAACAAAAGATTGATTCAGGAATCATTCTCCTTGCAACAGTCAACAATGGTAAGGTACAGTTGGCATCAGGCGTTTCTAAAGATTTAATCGACAAAGGTTACCACGCAGGGAACCTAATTAAAGAAGCGGCTTCACGTTGTGGTGGAGGCGGCGGTGGCCGTCCAGATATGGCACAAGCCGGCGGTAAAAATCCTGAACAAGTTGAGGAAGCCGTGCAATACGCAAAAACTTACGTGCAATCCGTTTCAACTAACGGTTAA
- a CDS encoding IreB family regulatory phosphoprotein: MSSMDKTMKFNFSEEPFDQDVKEVLLSVHEALQEKGYNPINQIVGYLLSGDPAYIPRHKDARNLIRKMERDELIEELVKFYLDHQQEG, translated from the coding sequence ATGAGTTCTATGGATAAGACGATGAAATTTAACTTCTCAGAAGAGCCTTTCGACCAGGACGTTAAGGAAGTACTTCTGTCTGTACATGAAGCACTCCAAGAAAAAGGCTATAATCCGATTAATCAGATTGTAGGCTACCTGCTTTCTGGGGATCCGGCCTATATTCCTCGTCATAAGGACGCCAGAAATCTCATCCGTAAAATGGAAAGGGACGAGCTGATCGAAGAGTTAGTGAAGTTCTATTTAGATCACCAACAAGAGGGATAA
- the ruvX gene encoding Holliday junction resolvase RuvX, whose protein sequence is MKKMGLDVGEKTIGVSVSDAFGWTAQGITTVKWTEGEFESAFDQLAPIISEHEITTIVVGLPKNMNGTIGERGEASQVFANRIQERFNIQTDLWDERLTTMAAERVLLEADMSRSKRKKVIDKMAAVMILQSYLDAKV, encoded by the coding sequence ATGAAGAAAATGGGACTAGATGTAGGCGAAAAGACAATTGGTGTGTCCGTAAGTGATGCATTTGGATGGACTGCACAAGGCATTACGACGGTTAAGTGGACAGAAGGAGAATTTGAGTCAGCATTTGACCAACTCGCTCCAATTATTTCCGAACACGAAATTACAACAATTGTCGTTGGCTTACCAAAGAACATGAATGGTACGATAGGAGAACGAGGGGAAGCCTCTCAAGTATTCGCAAATCGTATTCAAGAACGATTTAACATTCAAACGGATCTGTGGGACGAGCGTCTCACCACAATGGCAGCAGAGCGCGTTCTCCTTGAAGCGGACATGAGCCGTAGCAAGCGAAAGAAAGTCATCGATAAGATGGCAGCTGTCATGATCCTACAAAGTTATTTAGACGCAAAAGTATAA
- a CDS encoding DUF1292 domain-containing protein, whose translation MAEEEKERIIIPDENGEEHLFEVLFKFDVDTTGKSYMVVVPAEQQDTDEEVEVFAFRYEDNAGEEDDLALYQIETEEEWEMVEEMLNTFTEDEQ comes from the coding sequence ATGGCTGAAGAAGAAAAAGAGCGAATTATTATCCCTGACGAAAACGGGGAAGAACATCTATTTGAAGTACTATTCAAATTCGATGTAGATACAACAGGTAAATCTTATATGGTCGTTGTACCAGCTGAACAGCAAGACACTGACGAAGAAGTAGAAGTGTTTGCATTCCGTTATGAAGATAACGCAGGCGAGGAAGACGACTTAGCCCTTTACCAGATTGAAACTGAAGAAGAGTGGGAAATGGTAGAGGAAATGCTTAACACGTTCACAGAGGACGAGCAATAA
- the mltG gene encoding endolytic transglycosylase MltG codes for MSSSDREDFNEEKRKAKMQEARTVRKIVGITLGVLVLVLIVGGVSGYLYISSALKPVDPSSEDTKQVEIPIGSSTTQIASILEENNIVKDSTVFRYYIKFKNESGFQAGDYQFSPSMTHDELISALKTGKIKQEAVFEVTVQEGLSLEQIASKYASKTSLTKEEFMNKVDDLGYVETLIDQYPSILTDAITDPEIQHPLEGYLFPATYSFFEEDPSVDVIVRKMLQKTQDVVTPYLDSIGELQINGESATLHEAVTLSSLVEEEAPGSEDRKAIAGVFYNRLEKDMPLQTDPTVLYAVGTHKEEITKKDLQKESPYNTYVIQGLPVGPISNFSEDSLQSILEPKESEHTYFLAAPDGEVYYSKTYDEHLELKKKYLD; via the coding sequence ATGTCATCTTCTGATCGTGAAGATTTTAATGAAGAGAAGCGTAAGGCAAAGATGCAGGAGGCGCGTACGGTGAGGAAAATTGTTGGGATAACGTTAGGTGTGCTAGTGCTTGTGCTGATTGTTGGTGGGGTTTCGGGCTACCTTTATATCTCATCTGCACTTAAACCCGTTGATCCGAGTAGTGAGGATACGAAACAAGTTGAGATTCCGATTGGGTCTTCGACAACGCAAATTGCGTCTATATTAGAAGAGAATAACATTGTGAAGGATAGTACGGTTTTCCGTTATTATATTAAGTTCAAGAATGAGTCTGGTTTCCAAGCGGGGGATTATCAATTTTCTCCTTCAATGACACATGACGAACTCATTTCTGCTTTGAAGACGGGTAAAATCAAGCAGGAAGCGGTGTTTGAGGTTACGGTTCAGGAAGGTTTATCACTTGAGCAGATTGCTTCGAAATATGCTTCAAAGACGTCGTTAACGAAAGAAGAGTTTATGAATAAAGTCGACGACCTTGGTTATGTGGAGACGTTAATTGACCAATATCCAAGTATACTTACGGATGCCATTACGGATCCTGAAATTCAACATCCGTTAGAGGGGTATTTGTTCCCTGCTACGTATAGTTTCTTTGAAGAAGACCCTTCTGTTGATGTAATCGTCCGTAAAATGCTACAGAAAACTCAAGATGTGGTCACCCCATATTTAGACAGTATTGGAGAATTGCAGATTAATGGTGAATCCGCAACCCTTCATGAAGCTGTTACACTTTCTTCGCTTGTAGAGGAAGAGGCGCCTGGCTCTGAAGATCGTAAAGCCATTGCTGGTGTGTTCTACAATCGTCTGGAGAAGGATATGCCGCTCCAAACGGACCCTACTGTTCTTTATGCGGTTGGCACTCATAAAGAGGAAATTACGAAGAAGGATTTACAAAAGGAATCCCCGTATAACACGTACGTTATTCAAGGGTTACCTGTAGGACCTATCTCAAACTTTAGCGAAGATTCACTTCAATCTATTTTAGAGCCGAAGGAATCTGAACATACGTACTTCTTAGCAGCGCCAGATGGAGAAGTCTATTATTCGAAAACATACGACGAACACTTAGAATTAAAGAAAAAATATCTTGATTAA
- a CDS encoding O-methyltransferase, protein MIESTIEAYLLQNLPEQDADIKEMEAYAKEHHVPIMEPLGMEYLLQLLRIHQPDRILEIGAAIGYSAIRMAKELPNSHIVTIERDEERYQEAIDRIQKSGLSDRIDVVFGDALEKQDELLQSGPFDLLFIDAAKGQYQRFFEIYRTGLSKNGIIVSDNVLFKGYVAEEELGTSRKEKIAKKIKAYNEWLLQHPDYRTSIMPIGDGVAVSTPRE, encoded by the coding sequence ATGATTGAGTCTACAATAGAGGCGTATTTGCTCCAGAACCTACCTGAACAGGATGCTGATATCAAGGAAATGGAAGCATACGCAAAGGAACACCACGTTCCTATTATGGAACCATTAGGGATGGAGTATTTACTGCAGCTGTTACGCATTCATCAGCCTGACAGAATTCTTGAGATTGGGGCTGCCATTGGGTATTCTGCAATTCGTATGGCTAAAGAATTGCCAAATAGTCACATTGTGACCATTGAACGTGATGAGGAACGCTACCAAGAAGCGATAGACCGTATCCAGAAATCAGGATTATCGGACAGAATAGATGTTGTATTTGGAGATGCGTTAGAGAAACAAGACGAACTCCTTCAATCGGGTCCGTTCGACCTTCTATTTATAGATGCCGCAAAGGGACAATATCAGCGATTCTTCGAGATTTACCGAACAGGTTTATCAAAGAATGGGATAATCGTTTCTGACAATGTACTATTTAAAGGCTATGTAGCTGAAGAAGAGCTAGGTACATCAAGAAAAGAGAAAATAGCGAAAAAGATTAAAGCCTACAACGAATGGTTGCTTCAACACCCTGATTACCGGACGTCGATTATGCCAATCGGAGACGGTGTAGCGGTGAGTACACCAAGGGAATAG
- the udk gene encoding uridine kinase gives MNERPVVIGVAGGTGSGKTTVTRSIIQQFSDKTLLMLEQDFYYKDQSHLPFEERLKTNYDHPLAFDNDLLIEHIEKLLNHESIEKPVYDYKLHTRSEEIVPVESKEVIILEGIMVLEDARLRDLMDIKVFVDTDADIRIIRRLLRDIKERGRTIDSVIEQYVNVVRPMHLQFIEPTKRYADIIIPEGGQNHVAIDLLSTKIQRILDEKGHSDDN, from the coding sequence ATGAACGAAAGACCTGTAGTAATTGGAGTAGCGGGAGGGACTGGTTCTGGTAAGACAACCGTTACGCGCTCCATTATCCAACAGTTTTCCGATAAAACTTTACTAATGCTAGAGCAAGATTTCTATTATAAAGACCAATCTCATCTTCCATTCGAAGAGCGGTTGAAGACAAACTACGACCACCCATTAGCCTTTGATAATGACTTGCTTATTGAACATATTGAAAAGTTATTGAATCATGAATCCATTGAAAAGCCAGTATATGATTACAAGCTTCACACGCGTTCTGAAGAAATTGTTCCAGTTGAGTCGAAAGAGGTTATTATACTTGAGGGGATCATGGTTTTAGAAGATGCTCGATTGCGTGACTTGATGGATATTAAAGTCTTCGTTGACACGGATGCAGATATACGAATTATTCGCCGTCTCCTACGTGACATTAAAGAACGTGGTAGAACGATTGATTCTGTAATTGAGCAATATGTAAATGTTGTCCGTCCTATGCATCTTCAATTTATTGAACCAACTAAACGTTATGCGGATATTATCATTCCTGAGGGTGGCCAAAACCATGTAGCCATTGACCTTCTTTCCACTAAGATTCAACGCATTCTAGATGAAAAAGGGCACTCCGACGACAACTAG
- the greA gene encoding transcription elongation factor GreA, producing MAEEKSYYMTEEGKQKLEDELHYLKTEKRQEVVERIKIARGFGDLSENSEYDAAKDEQAFVESRISHVENMIRSAVIIENDNADSSVVQLGKSVTFQEIPDGDEETYKIVGSAEADPFEGKISNDSPMAKSLIGHEVGEEVSVVTPGGDIQVKIISVD from the coding sequence ATGGCTGAAGAGAAAAGTTATTATATGACCGAAGAAGGTAAACAAAAGTTAGAAGATGAGCTACATTATCTTAAAACAGAAAAGCGTCAAGAAGTCGTAGAACGCATCAAGATTGCGCGTGGCTTCGGAGACCTTTCCGAGAACTCTGAATATGATGCTGCGAAAGACGAGCAAGCGTTCGTTGAATCCCGTATTTCTCACGTGGAGAACATGATTCGTAGTGCTGTTATTATTGAGAATGATAATGCGGACTCAAGCGTTGTACAACTAGGTAAATCTGTTACCTTCCAGGAGATTCCTGATGGTGATGAGGAAACTTATAAGATTGTAGGAAGCGCAGAAGCCGATCCTTTCGAAGGTAAAATCTCAAATGATTCTCCTATGGCGAAGAGCCTTATTGGACATGAAGTAGGAGAAGAAGTTTCTGTTGTCACACCTGGTGGCGACATCCAAGTGAAAATTATTAGTGTTGACTAA
- a CDS encoding penicillin-binding transpeptidase domain-containing protein: MAQLSNLQLFSTEHYGPDHVNLLEESVAQRTQQLEIHDGRGAIVDRDLVPLNRKDVEDIMLAPYLNELALPERFQQYFTEEEMDKMLKAVKETDGPVYYTDIDGLPELTSDQLVKIQELNHPALYTVQRSMQLDVPTLASHLVGIVSENREAFEEKYPELTDVDTDTPIGGIGLEKTMDPFLLSKGSERLLFHVDGNGDPLLGLDIFYRGDPDEYYPLKLKTTIDSTYQQKAEALLQEYGIDKGGVVLLDVRTREVLAMASLPALERTNLSETATNHILTRNMPGSVFKVVVAAAALEHPKVNTRQSFNCNLNKDGESESSRPLGALTFEESFYQSCNYTFASLTKDMLAYSPTVLEDYADKLGLMNPPGWVGDVFKEQDVSQLSPNPAGTIWSEDDQENVGEAITQTAIGGKNVMFSPLSIANMMATIADGGTKKEVRVVTDLLYENNVSLFSFDEHEDKENKLSPYTVNQLQKLLMGVTEQGTAQALKGQSIAGKTGTANIRGSKEEESIDNHYWFAGYFPVEQPAYAMVVVDLNTNQNGGRHVALFGDFAQSIMAGP; the protein is encoded by the coding sequence TTGGCACAATTATCAAACCTTCAGTTGTTCTCGACTGAACACTATGGACCTGATCACGTGAATTTGCTAGAAGAGAGCGTTGCTCAACGAACACAGCAACTCGAAATTCATGATGGGCGTGGCGCGATTGTGGATCGAGATTTAGTACCGTTGAACCGCAAGGATGTAGAAGATATTATGCTAGCTCCATATCTTAATGAACTTGCTCTTCCTGAACGTTTTCAACAGTATTTCACTGAAGAAGAGATGGATAAGATGTTGAAAGCTGTTAAAGAGACTGACGGTCCAGTCTACTATACAGACATTGACGGATTACCGGAGCTTACATCAGACCAACTGGTAAAGATTCAAGAACTAAATCATCCGGCTTTATATACAGTCCAGCGTTCCATGCAGTTAGATGTTCCAACATTGGCCTCACATCTAGTTGGGATTGTTAGTGAAAACCGAGAAGCATTCGAAGAAAAGTATCCAGAGCTTACAGATGTCGATACAGACACGCCTATAGGTGGAATTGGACTTGAGAAGACAATGGACCCCTTTCTGTTATCGAAAGGCTCAGAAAGGCTGTTATTCCACGTGGATGGGAATGGGGACCCTCTCTTAGGGCTAGATATTTTCTACCGAGGCGATCCTGATGAATACTACCCCTTAAAGCTTAAAACGACAATCGATTCTACTTATCAGCAGAAAGCTGAAGCATTGCTCCAAGAGTATGGGATAGATAAGGGAGGGGTTGTCCTTCTTGATGTAAGGACAAGAGAAGTACTAGCCATGGCGAGTCTTCCAGCGCTCGAACGCACGAATCTGAGTGAGACTGCGACAAACCATATTCTTACTCGTAATATGCCTGGTTCTGTCTTCAAAGTTGTCGTTGCAGCCGCTGCTCTTGAACATCCAAAAGTAAACACGCGACAATCGTTTAACTGCAACCTCAATAAGGATGGAGAATCAGAATCTAGCCGGCCACTCGGGGCGTTAACGTTCGAGGAAAGCTTCTATCAGAGTTGTAATTATACGTTCGCTTCATTAACGAAAGACATGCTAGCTTATTCACCTACCGTATTAGAAGATTACGCAGATAAGCTTGGCTTGATGAACCCTCCTGGGTGGGTGGGGGATGTCTTTAAAGAGCAAGACGTCTCTCAACTTTCTCCTAATCCAGCTGGAACAATTTGGTCAGAAGATGATCAAGAAAACGTGGGAGAAGCGATTACACAAACTGCAATTGGAGGGAAAAATGTCATGTTCTCTCCGCTAAGCATTGCAAATATGATGGCAACAATTGCGGATGGAGGTACTAAGAAAGAGGTTAGGGTTGTTACAGATTTGTTGTATGAAAATAACGTCTCACTCTTTTCGTTTGATGAACATGAGGACAAGGAAAATAAACTGTCTCCGTACACGGTGAATCAATTGCAGAAGCTATTGATGGGTGTAACGGAACAGGGGACTGCACAAGCGTTAAAGGGACAATCCATTGCTGGAAAGACTGGCACTGCAAATATTAGAGGGTCTAAGGAAGAGGAGAGTATAGACAATCATTACTGGTTCGCTGGTTACTTTCCTGTAGAACAACCCGCTTATGCAATGGTTGTTGTCGATTTAAATACAAATCAAAACGGCGGACGGCATGTGGCCTTATTTGGCGATTTCGCTCAATCCATTATGGCCGGTCCATAA
- a CDS encoding KTSC domain-containing protein translates to MELTTFSRKLWKLESFEQIGYDRLTETLIIFFLDGRVQEFLHVKENVVFQFVIALNKEQFLLKQLIPHYSFFLYAAKIPSNI, encoded by the coding sequence ATGGAACTGACAACATTTTCTCGTAAGTTATGGAAGCTAGAGTCGTTTGAGCAGATTGGGTATGACCGTTTGACAGAAACGCTCATAATCTTTTTCTTAGATGGTCGCGTACAAGAGTTTCTACATGTTAAAGAGAACGTTGTATTCCAATTCGTGATTGCACTTAATAAAGAACAGTTTCTATTAAAGCAATTAATTCCCCACTATTCTTTCTTCCTCTACGCAGCAAAAATCCCCTCTAACATCTAG
- a CDS encoding YrrS family protein, which translates to MQSNRVNRYEKQRKVTQRTTMFSITGAVLLVVLIGVFVFNLGGEPGQAAKEANSTSQENKEATEESKQEETEKSDDKASDQQSEEESASTNEEDSVEQEEQTGERITLEESSDDPNVVTAYTKNWEPVGTEQTGEHVTKFEKGTEEWAEMNLAISKALNLNEGQYVLWWITRGDDKQSFKATVSDSAETDTYRVYGSWVANEGWQPTKVEVLKENDKK; encoded by the coding sequence TTGCAATCAAATCGTGTTAATCGTTATGAGAAACAACGAAAAGTTACGCAACGTACAACGATGTTTTCGATTACAGGAGCCGTGCTCTTGGTCGTGTTAATTGGAGTATTCGTCTTTAATCTAGGAGGCGAACCAGGTCAAGCAGCCAAAGAGGCAAATTCAACTTCTCAAGAGAATAAGGAAGCGACGGAAGAGTCGAAACAAGAGGAAACGGAAAAGTCAGATGACAAGGCCTCCGATCAGCAAAGTGAAGAAGAGTCTGCCTCAACCAATGAAGAAGATTCGGTTGAGCAGGAGGAGCAAACTGGGGAACGGATTACTCTTGAAGAAAGCAGCGATGATCCAAATGTCGTCACTGCTTATACTAAGAACTGGGAGCCTGTCGGTACAGAGCAAACAGGAGAGCATGTGACAAAGTTTGAGAAAGGTACAGAGGAGTGGGCGGAAATGAATCTGGCCATTTCTAAAGCACTTAACTTAAATGAGGGTCAATACGTGCTGTGGTGGATTACACGTGGTGATGATAAACAAAGTTTTAAGGCTACGGTCTCCGATAGTGCTGAAACGGACACCTATCGTGTATATGGTTCGTGGGTAGCGAATGAGGGTTGGCAACCTACGAAAGTGGAAGTACTAAAAGAGAATGATAAAAAATAG
- the mtnN gene encoding 5'-methylthioadenosine/S-adenosylhomocysteine nucleosidase: MRIGIIGAMDEEVALLKSWMEVESEETIAGCVFYKGTMHGKEIVLLKSNIGKVNAALATAVLHERYQPTHVINTGSAGGFAEELSVGDLVISSEVRHHDVDVTAFDYEYGQVPGMPAYYQPDEELVALAEQATRKLDSIHSVRGLIATGDSFMQDKTRVDFVRTKFPQLQAAEMEAAAIAQVCVQYETPFVIIRSLSDIAGKESNVSFDQYLEKAAKHAATLINHMVEAV, translated from the coding sequence ATGAGAATTGGAATTATTGGAGCGATGGACGAAGAAGTCGCACTTCTTAAATCTTGGATGGAAGTAGAGTCTGAGGAAACAATTGCTGGATGCGTATTTTATAAAGGTACGATGCATGGCAAAGAGATTGTCTTGCTAAAGTCTAACATCGGTAAGGTGAATGCCGCATTGGCGACCGCTGTTCTACACGAACGTTATCAGCCAACTCATGTCATTAATACAGGGTCTGCTGGTGGATTTGCCGAGGAGTTGTCAGTAGGTGACCTCGTCATATCTTCAGAAGTGCGTCATCATGACGTTGACGTAACGGCCTTTGACTATGAATATGGCCAAGTCCCTGGTATGCCAGCCTATTATCAACCGGATGAGGAATTAGTTGCATTGGCAGAGCAAGCTACTCGGAAACTTGATTCCATTCACTCAGTACGAGGCTTAATCGCAACAGGAGATTCATTTATGCAAGATAAAACACGTGTAGACTTCGTTCGTACAAAGTTTCCGCAGCTGCAAGCAGCCGAAATGGAAGCGGCTGCGATTGCGCAAGTATGTGTTCAATATGAAACTCCGTTCGTCATTATTCGCTCTCTCTCGGATATCGCTGGGAAAGAGTCAAATGTATCCTTTGATCAATATCTTGAGAAGGCAGCCAAGCATGCTGCTACATTGATTAATCATATGGTAGAAGCGGTATAA
- a CDS encoding YrhC family protein, translating to MDSKKGMEGKIKDYGRYVLTLLMLSFYLFLGSVITTYLRPSEYNGVLFILTMFTLTATAYFVFRYKQLQSLEQQNPE from the coding sequence ATGGATTCAAAGAAAGGGATGGAAGGAAAGATAAAAGACTATGGACGATATGTTCTCACGTTGCTGATGCTTAGTTTTTATCTATTCTTAGGATCTGTGATTACAACCTATCTACGTCCTAGTGAGTATAACGGCGTATTATTTATATTAACTATGTTTACATTAACTGCTACAGCTTATTTTGTCTTTCGATATAAACAATTGCAATCTCTAGAGCAACAGAATCCAGAGTAG